TCAGGTACGTCAGCTGCTAGTAAACCTAAATCACCTGCTGTTTTTAATAGACGTACAGAGTGATCGAACTCATGGTGCTCTAAGTTTTCAACTACCGGTAATACTTCGTTCGTTACATATTCCTGTGTCGTTTGAGCAATCATTTTTTGCTCGTCTGTGAAATCTTCCGGTGTAATTACTCGGTTAATATCCACGTCCTCGATTAAAAAGCCGCCACCTTTAATAATGCTGTTTGTTGTTTGTGCCATTATAAATTCCTCCCTAGTTTCCTTTGTGATTTTTATTGTATTGTTTCCCCAGACAATTAAAGAACTTCAAATACCCCTGCTGCGCCCATTCCGCCGCCGATACACATTGTTACAACACCGTATTTACCGCCGCGGCGTTTTAATTCGTTGATTAACTTCACTGTAAGAATCGCACCTGTTGCACCTAGTGGATGACCTAATGCGATAGCCCCTCCGTTAACATTCACTTTCTCCATATCAATACCTAGCTCACGAACTACTTGGATTGACTGTGATGCGAATGCTTCGTTAATTTCCCACAGGTCTACTTGATCTTGTGTAATCCCTGCAATTTCAAGTGCTTTCGGTACTGCTACGATTGGACCGATACCCATTACTTCCGGTGGAACTCCGCCGACAGCAAATCCCAGGAATTTTGCCAGTGGCTGCATGCCTTGTTTCTCCGCTTCTTCACGGTCCATTACTAGTACTGCTGCTGCACCGTCAGAAGTTTGAGAAGCATTTCCTGCTGTTACAGAACCTTTTACATTGAATGCTGGACGTAATTTTGCCAACGTTTCTACCGATGTACCTGGACGAACCCCTTCATCTGTATCAAAGATTGTAACTTTTTCTTTTAACTGGTTGTTTTCATCGACGTAATATTCCGTAACTTCAACCGGAACGATTTCGTCTTTAAACTTACCTTCTTTAATCGCTTTTTCAGCTAATTCGTGTGAACGTACTGCAAAAGCATCCTGCTCTTCACGTGTTACATTGTAACGATTCGCTACCTCTTCAGCTGTGTGACCCATACCGATATAGTATTGTGGTGCCTCTTCAGCAATTTTCGGGTTTAGGCGAACTGTATTACCAGTCATCGGAATCATACTCATCGATTCTGTACCACCTGCAACGATTGCTTTGGCATGGCCTAGCATAATACGCTCTGCTGCATAGGCAATTGTTTGTAGCCCTGATGAACAGAAACGGTTAACTGTTAATGCTGGTGTTTCATCCGGTAACCCTGCCAATGCCCCAACTAAGCGGGCAACATTCATCCCTTGTTCTGCTTCTGGCATTGCACATCCCATAATTAAATCATCAACTGGACCTTCATAGCCCGCACGTTTTAATGCTTCTTTTACTACTACTGCACCAAAATCATCTGGACGAGTGTTCGCAAGTGATCCTTTTTTCGCACGCCCGATTGGTGTTCGTGCTCCTGCAACGATAACGGCTTCACGCATAATGATGTTTCCCCCTTGTGATTAGCCAGCAAGTAAACTCGTAAGCTAGTTGCCGGCAAAATATTTCAACTGATACAACGTTTTAAGATAAAGTCTGTCGCTTTTTGCGCACGGACTTCGATTAGTTACGTAATGGCTTTCCTTTTACAAGCATGTGCTGCATACGCATTTGTGATTTTTGGTCTGCAACTAATTCAAGGAATGCTTGTTTTTCCAGGTTTAATAAGTACTCTTCTGAAACTTCTGTTCCGTATGGTACCTTTCCGCCTGCGATTACATATGCAAGTTTCTTCGCGATTTTCAGATCATGCTCTGTAATATAGCCTGAATCGAACATTCCTTGAGCCCCTAATAACAATGTTGCATAACCAGGTGCGCCTACTACTTTCACCGGTTTTTTCACTGGTGCTGTATAGCCAGCTTCCGCAAGTGCAAGTGCTGCTTGTTTTGCATCATAGATTAAGTGATCCGGATTTACTGAAATACCGTCCGCAAAGTCCAGGAAGTTATTTTCACGTGCTTCTTCACCAGAAGTCGAAACTTTTGCCATTGCAATTGTTTCGAATACTTTGTTTGCGATTTGTTGATAGTCTACATCCACGCCATTTGGCAAGCCTTTAATGAACTTTTGGTAAAGACCTAAGTTACCGCCGCCACCTGGGATTAATCCAACTCCTACTTCTACAAGACCCATATACGTTTCAGCTGATGCTTGAATGTGTGCAGCCGGTAAACATACTTCCGCTCCGCCACCTAATGCCATTTGGAATGGTGCCGCAACAACCGGTTTTGTTGAATATTTAATACGGCGCATTGCTTGCTGGAATGACTTAATAACAAAGTCCAGTTCAAAAATGTTATCATCTTGTGCTTCCATTAAAATCATTGCAAGGTTGGCACCGACACAGAAGTTTTTACCTTGGTTCCCAATTACAAGGCCTTTAAAGTTTTTCTCAACTTCATCAATGGCGTAGTTGATCATTTGAACAATATCCAAACCGATTGCATTTGATTTTGAGTGGAATTCAAGTAACGCGATTCCATCACCTAAATCGATTAGGCTTGCACCTGAATTCGATTTGATCACACCGTGTTTTTTCTTGTAGCGTTTTAAGTCGATCGCTTTTTCGTTCACCGGTACTTTTACATATTCTGAACCGTTGTAGTAAGCTAAATCACCATCGATTTCTGAATAGAATGTTTTCAGGCCTTTCTCTAATAATCCAGTAACGAATTCTGGAATTTCACGGCCTTCATCTTTCATTTTAGCGACTGATATTTCTACGCCGATTGAATCCCACATTTCAAATGGACCTTGAGCCCAGCCGAAGCCCCATTTCATCGCATTGTCGATTGCAACGATATCGTCTGCAATTTCACCTACTAATTTTCCAGAGTAAATTAGTGTCGGTGCAAATGAATTCCATAATAGTTCCCCAACTCGGTCATTTGCATAAATTAAAACTTTTAATTTGCCTCCTGGACCTTTTGCTTGTTTTGCCATTTCTAATGATGGTGCTACAAGTTTCGTAGTCGGTTCATATTCAAATGTTGATAAATTCAATTGTAGAATTTCTTTCCCAACTTTTTTGAAGAAACCTTGGCCCGATTTCGCGCCAATCCAACCATTTGAGATCATTTTCTTTAAAATAGGTGATTCTTCAAATACTGCCTGTTCTTCACCCGTTGTCTGGTCATATACGTTTGTAGCAACATGTGCAAAAGTATCAAGACCAACAACATCCAAAGTGCGGAATGTCGCAGATTTCGGACGGCCGATTAGTGGTCCTGTTACCGAATCTACTTCCCCTACTGTATAGTTACGTGCAATCATTTCGTTCATTGTCACGATTAGGCCGTATGTTCCGATTCGGTTAGCGATAAAATTCGGTGTGTCCTTTGCGATAACAACACCTTTACCTAATACATCCTCACCGAATGTTTGCATAAAGCTTACAACTTCCGGGTTTGTCGTGTTTGCCGGAATGATTTCCAGTAATTTCAAATAGCGTGGCGGGTTGAAGAAATGTGTCCCAAGGAAATGCGCCTGGAAATCTTCTGAACGCCCTTCCGCCATTGCGTTAATGCTAACCCCTGATGTATTTGATGAAACGATTGTGCCTGGTTTACGTACAGCATCAATCTTTTCAAATAAGCCTTTTTTAATTTCTAATCTTTCTACAATTACTTCAATAATCCAGTCAACATCTTTCAGCTTTTCTAAATCATCGTCAAAGTTACCTGGTGTAATTAATGCTAGATTTTTTTTCGATGAAAGTGGTGCTGGTTTTTGCTTTAGTAATTTTTGCATTGCTGAAACTGCAAATCGATTTTTAACAGGTTTTGAATCAAGTGTTAACCCCTTAGCTTCTTCTTCCTTTGTTAGTTCGCCCGGAGCTATGTCCAATAACAATGTAGGAATCCCGATATTCGCCAAATGTGCTGCAATCCCTGAACCCATTACCCCTGAACCTAAAACCGCTACTTTTTCAATTTTGTAAGACACGAGCACTTCCCCCTTCTCCCTTGAATGAACAGTCATTCATTTTGAAATCAAAAAAAAACTTCAAACAGCTTTTCTGTTCTTAGTGTAGATTATTTTGACAATTTAAGCAATAATTTTCTCGCAATTTTAAATAAAATTATTATTCTTATATTTTTATTGCTAGAAGGAACATATATTAAGCTAAATTACTTTTCGTAAGCTGTCATAATCGTGTACAATGGGCGTAAGGAGCGTGATTAATATGCAAGAAATTACAACAATTGAACAATTCACAGAACTGACAAGCAATGAAAAACCAGTAATCGTAAAATTCTTCGCTGGCTGGTGCCCGGACTGCACACGTATGGATATGTTTATCGATCCAATTATTGAAGAGTACAATCAATATGACTGGTATTCAATCAACCGTGATAACTTCCCGGATTTAGCGGAGAAATATCAAGTAATGGGTATTCCTTCATTACTAATCTTCAAAAATGGTGAAAAATTAGCACACTTACATAGCGCTAATGCAAAATCACCTGCACAAGTAGAAGAATTCTTAAACGCACAAGTATAATATGTATTTATGAATAAATCCAAAAGTTTACCACTTTTGGATTTATTTTTTATTTTTCATAAGCTAAAGCGCTAGTCATAATGCGGTTTTTTAATTACAATTGATTACGTGAAATTTTATTGTAAGAAAGGAAAATTTATGACTTCAGATCAACGAAAAAAGCTCGCTTTACTTATGCTTAACATGTTTATTGCTGTTGGGAGTTTCGGGATTATCATTCCAATTATCCCTGCCTATTTAAAAGAAATTGGGCAAGGCGGAACAGCTGCAGGTTTAATCATTGCGATTTTTGCATTCGCACAATTTTTAGTATCACCTATCGGGGGAAAATGGACGGATAAGTATGGTCGTCGCCCGCTCATTAATATCGGACTGCTTACGTTAGCTATTTCGATGTTTATTTTCTACTTTGCTGATTCCATTTGGCTGCTTTACTTTTCACGTGCTATCGGCGGAATCGGCTGTGCATTCCTGATTCCTGCAATTTTTGCATATGTAGCAGATATTACAACGATGGATCAACGCGCAAAAGGTAATAGTTTTATTTCAGCCTCGATGTCACTTGGTATTGTAATCGGACCAGGTATCGGAGGTTTTTTAGCGGATTTCGGACTTAAAACACCGCTTCTTGTTTCAGCGGTAGTCGGGCTTCTTGCCTTTGTCGTTTCATACTTTACATTGGCGGAGAGTCAGGAAGAGAAAGTCGAAGTTCCACAAGACGAAAATTCATCAATGGTGAATGATATTCTTTTATCTGTTAAAAAGCCATTCTTCATTCCACTGATTATTACACTAATCATGAGTTTCGGTTTAATGGCTTATGAAACCGTTCTTGGACTTTATGTAGATGATAAATTTGGTGCAACGCCACAGGAAATTGCCTTCATGGTAACATCAACAGGATTAGTCGGTGTTATTATGCAATTATTTGTTGTTGACCGCCTCGTAAAAGCAATCGGAGAAGTAAATGTTTTAAAATTATTTTTAGTCGTTACCGCTTCCGGCTTCTTCCTGTCTATTATCGCAGGAAGCTATACGATGTTCTTTGCGATTTCGTTATTAATATTCCTTGCGACATCAATTTTGCGTCCTGTATTAACGACATTAATTTCAAAAATGGCCGGGAATGAACAAGGGTTTGCAATGGGTATGAACAATGCCTATATGAGCATCGGCAATATTATGGGTCCTCTTCTTGCAGGCGCATTATATGACATCGATATCCTATACCCGTTTATCGCAGGATTAATCATATTAATTTTCACTATTATTCTAACATTTATGTGGAAAGGTATTAAGATCCAAAAAGCAGCATTAAAAGGAGGCCATTAATCGTGAAAATTATTGTATTCGGGGCTACTGGTGGCGTTGGCCAGCATTTTGTTGAAATGGCTGTTAAGGCTGGTCATACAGTTACCGCATTTGTACGTACACCTGAAAAATTAAAAACTACAGATGTAACGATTATTCAAGGCGATGCATTTAATGCAGAGCAAGTGGCCGATGCGATCGTCGGGCAAGAAGCGGTCATTTCATGTTTAGGTTCAAGTACAGGTGTAAAGAAATCCAATGAACTTGAAACAATGGGGAAAAACATTGCGGACGGTATGGAGAAAGCTGGCGTAAAACGTTTAGTGTATTGTGCTTCAGCTGGCGTGGATGGAGAAATTCCGGGTGTAATGGGGAAACTCATGATGAAAATGCTCGCCAATCCATTAGCGGACCACCGCGCAGCGCTTAACTATTACAAAACAAAAGATATTACGTACACAATCGCTCGTCCTATGGGCTTAAAAGATGAACCGTTAAAAACCGATTACAAAGAAGCAGTCGATACGGTTCCAAAAGGTTCAAGCTCAATTCCAAGAGCAAGCGTTGCACATTTTATGGTAAATGCATTGGATAATGCACAATACGAAAACAAATCAGTTGGTTTATGCAGCTAAATATACAGACAAAAACTACCCCAAATACTTGAGGTAGTTTTTGTTTTTATTTGGCGTTATTGATTTCTTCTATCTTCTCGGCTAATTGATTAAAATGATCGGCTAATGCTTTTGGAATTTTGAACACTGTCAAAGTATTATTTACTATATCATGTTTTTTTACATAGCTTGCTTCATTGCTTTCACTCACCATTAGCTCCAGGTTTCCTCTATTTCCATTCTCATATTTAATATCAATCATGTACTCAGGTATGCTTAATCTAATGTACTCTTCATTCACGGTTGCCTGATTGAATAATTCATTTACTTCGTCTAAATCTTCCTCTAAAGTATAAGCATATGTCCCAAGACCACCGATTTTATAAATCCCCAGCGATTGGATTTTATCATCCAGCAGAATATCACTAGTTTTAGGTATATCTTCAAAAGCAATCGGTATTGTATATTCATTACCTCTCTCGTCTACAAGGATACGAGGAGCGGTCCGTGTCAAGGTCCAGCTAAACCCGTCATCCCCTGTAATGAAATATTGGTTATCTTTTGTTTTGATTTTTATATTTGTATATCTTTCCTCGAATAATTCCCCCGAGTAGGGTATTTCATCTTCTGATTTAGGTTTTTCTAAATAAAGGCGTGTATCGCTTGTGTAATAAAGTGTTCCATTATTAAATACATACATTAATCTGCTATCTCTACGATTTTGCATCATCATGTCATTAAAATGTTCAGGTTTTGCCAAATACATATTCTCATCTTCCGAATCTACCGCCAACTGGTCATCCGATTGTGGCATAAAGTAAAGTATTCCGCCAATTACAAATAGAAAAAGTAATACAATGGCCGGTTGCATGAGCGGCACCTGCTTCTTACGTTGTTTTTTTCCATCCGACACTTTTTGTACAAATGCTTCATTCATCAGCGGCTCATTGCTAATCACTTCATCAATTGCTCGTTTCATTTGAGAATTCGTCATGCCACTCACCACCTTTTAATTGATCTCTTAACTTTTCACGTCCACGCCTAAGTCTCGTTTTCACGGTATTGTCCGAAATTGAGAGTAAATGTGCGATTTCATCGATTTTCAGTTCCTTATAATAATAGAGAATGATAATTTCACGGTACTTAATCGGAAGCTCAAGAACTGCATTTCCCAGTAACCGATTTTCGTTTTGTTCAAGCACTTGCTGTTCTGCAGATTTCGTCCCTTGAAAAATTTGCTGTATTTTATTCGTTAAAATGGTATTTTTATAGCTCCAGCTGCGTAAATAATCATAACTGCGATTGATCGTCATTCGGTATAAGTATGTTCGGTAACTCGCATTTCCGCGGAAGTGCTCACGCTGTTCATATGCTTTCAGCAGCACATCCTGCACAATATCTTCTGCCATTTCTTTATTTTTCACATATGTATAGGAAAGTCGAAGCAATTCTTCTCCATGTGTTCTTATAAACACTTCAAACTCCACTTTCTTCCCCCCTTTGTTTTAATTGCTAACCGTTAGACGGAGCTGTTTTATTTTTAGTTTCAACTTTAATGATTATTTTTTTTATTTATGGGTATTAATCTACTTTATAACACTTTGGAGGTTTTAAGTATGCGAGTATTATTAAATGTAAATGGCAGGTCACAATATAGTTCGGACATCCGGCCTGAATATCAAAACTCGGCATGCGGCCCAACGACTGCACACGTTATTTTGAATTACTTATGCGAAGATGAAACAATCCGCACGAAAGATGTAAACGAACTTTATAAATTATTAGGTGGTACAAAAATAGGACTTTTTAAATGGCGGATGATCAGAAACTTACGTCGACTGCTAGGGGAAGACTGGTGTATCGAAGAATGTACGTTAACTCAGGCAATTGAGCAGTTACGCCTGGGTAATCCGGTAGCGATGAAATTTGATGTATATTTTACCGGGCAGTTTCTGCGTAATTCCAACCCTCTCTATAAATATCATTGGGTACCATTAATCGGATATGAAATTAAAAACAATGAACTCTACTTAACGATTCATGATAATGGCGGTCGTAACCGTGACAGTCAAATCCGGACTTTTAAATATGATGACCAACGCAATATTTTAAGCTTTGTGAAAATCGAAAAGGAACAGCAGTAGCATTTATGCTACTGCTGTTTTCTTTTTTCTGAATAAATGATTAGTCGATTGGCTATTACTGTAAAAAAACTGCGAGGATACATTATGAAATCAGTTGGCTCTATTAGTCTTTTACATATTATTTTTTTAACAATGACATTCATCGGATTAAAAAACCATGTCACGATTATTCCATCCTTACTGAATGGAGCAGGTCGTGATGCTTGGTTTTCTGTTATTTTTTCAATATTTTTGATGATTCCCTGGTTAGTTCTTCCTTTTATCACATTAAAAAAACTTAAAGAAGAATCTCTTCGTATGTATTTACTAAACAATTACCCTAAGCTGGGTAAAGTGCTTATTTTTATCATTGGTTTTTACTTACTTCTCATGGCCGTTATTACAATGCATGAAACACTACAATGGGTTTCAACAACCTTTTTGCTGCAAACGCCGCCATTGATTTTGTTTTTCTTTTTTACAATTG
This portion of the Solibacillus isronensis genome encodes:
- a CDS encoding acetyl-CoA C-acetyltransferase codes for the protein MREAVIVAGARTPIGRAKKGSLANTRPDDFGAVVVKEALKRAGYEGPVDDLIMGCAMPEAEQGMNVARLVGALAGLPDETPALTVNRFCSSGLQTIAYAAERIMLGHAKAIVAGGTESMSMIPMTGNTVRLNPKIAEEAPQYYIGMGHTAEEVANRYNVTREEQDAFAVRSHELAEKAIKEGKFKDEIVPVEVTEYYVDENNQLKEKVTIFDTDEGVRPGTSVETLAKLRPAFNVKGSVTAGNASQTSDGAAAVLVMDREEAEKQGMQPLAKFLGFAVGGVPPEVMGIGPIVAVPKALEIAGITQDQVDLWEINEAFASQSIQVVRELGIDMEKVNVNGGAIALGHPLGATGAILTVKLINELKRRGGKYGVVTMCIGGGMGAAGVFEVL
- a CDS encoding 3-hydroxyacyl-CoA dehydrogenase/enoyl-CoA hydratase family protein, with protein sequence MSYKIEKVAVLGSGVMGSGIAAHLANIGIPTLLLDIAPGELTKEEEAKGLTLDSKPVKNRFAVSAMQKLLKQKPAPLSSKKNLALITPGNFDDDLEKLKDVDWIIEVIVERLEIKKGLFEKIDAVRKPGTIVSSNTSGVSINAMAEGRSEDFQAHFLGTHFFNPPRYLKLLEIIPANTTNPEVVSFMQTFGEDVLGKGVVIAKDTPNFIANRIGTYGLIVTMNEMIARNYTVGEVDSVTGPLIGRPKSATFRTLDVVGLDTFAHVATNVYDQTTGEEQAVFEESPILKKMISNGWIGAKSGQGFFKKVGKEILQLNLSTFEYEPTTKLVAPSLEMAKQAKGPGGKLKVLIYANDRVGELLWNSFAPTLIYSGKLVGEIADDIVAIDNAMKWGFGWAQGPFEMWDSIGVEISVAKMKDEGREIPEFVTGLLEKGLKTFYSEIDGDLAYYNGSEYVKVPVNEKAIDLKRYKKKHGVIKSNSGASLIDLGDGIALLEFHSKSNAIGLDIVQMINYAIDEVEKNFKGLVIGNQGKNFCVGANLAMILMEAQDDNIFELDFVIKSFQQAMRRIKYSTKPVVAAPFQMALGGGAEVCLPAAHIQASAETYMGLVEVGVGLIPGGGGNLGLYQKFIKGLPNGVDVDYQQIANKVFETIAMAKVSTSGEEARENNFLDFADGISVNPDHLIYDAKQAALALAEAGYTAPVKKPVKVVGAPGYATLLLGAQGMFDSGYITEHDLKIAKKLAYVIAGGKVPYGTEVSEEYLLNLEKQAFLELVADQKSQMRMQHMLVKGKPLRN
- a CDS encoding thioredoxin family protein; amino-acid sequence: MQEITTIEQFTELTSNEKPVIVKFFAGWCPDCTRMDMFIDPIIEEYNQYDWYSINRDNFPDLAEKYQVMGIPSLLIFKNGEKLAHLHSANAKSPAQVEEFLNAQV
- a CDS encoding MFS transporter — protein: MTSDQRKKLALLMLNMFIAVGSFGIIIPIIPAYLKEIGQGGTAAGLIIAIFAFAQFLVSPIGGKWTDKYGRRPLINIGLLTLAISMFIFYFADSIWLLYFSRAIGGIGCAFLIPAIFAYVADITTMDQRAKGNSFISASMSLGIVIGPGIGGFLADFGLKTPLLVSAVVGLLAFVVSYFTLAESQEEKVEVPQDENSSMVNDILLSVKKPFFIPLIITLIMSFGLMAYETVLGLYVDDKFGATPQEIAFMVTSTGLVGVIMQLFVVDRLVKAIGEVNVLKLFLVVTASGFFLSIIAGSYTMFFAISLLIFLATSILRPVLTTLISKMAGNEQGFAMGMNNAYMSIGNIMGPLLAGALYDIDILYPFIAGLIILIFTIILTFMWKGIKIQKAALKGGH
- a CDS encoding NAD(P)-dependent oxidoreductase gives rise to the protein MKIIVFGATGGVGQHFVEMAVKAGHTVTAFVRTPEKLKTTDVTIIQGDAFNAEQVADAIVGQEAVISCLGSSTGVKKSNELETMGKNIADGMEKAGVKRLVYCASAGVDGEIPGVMGKLMMKMLANPLADHRAALNYYKTKDITYTIARPMGLKDEPLKTDYKEAVDTVPKGSSSIPRASVAHFMVNALDNAQYENKSVGLCS
- a CDS encoding sigma-70 family RNA polymerase sigma factor: MEFEVFIRTHGEELLRLSYTYVKNKEMAEDIVQDVLLKAYEQREHFRGNASYRTYLYRMTINRSYDYLRSWSYKNTILTNKIQQIFQGTKSAEQQVLEQNENRLLGNAVLELPIKYREIIILYYYKELKIDEIAHLLSISDNTVKTRLRRGREKLRDQLKGGEWHDEFSNETSN
- a CDS encoding C39 family peptidase — translated: MRVLLNVNGRSQYSSDIRPEYQNSACGPTTAHVILNYLCEDETIRTKDVNELYKLLGGTKIGLFKWRMIRNLRRLLGEDWCIEECTLTQAIEQLRLGNPVAMKFDVYFTGQFLRNSNPLYKYHWVPLIGYEIKNNELYLTIHDNGGRNRDSQIRTFKYDDQRNILSFVKIEKEQQ